The segment gaaGAAGGGAACTAGATTTCctagttgatgattgggtttttttGAAAGTGTCACCtgtgaaaggggtgatgagatttggaaacaAAGGGAATATCAATCCTAGATATTTAGGCctttacaagatcttgaaaaggtttggcaaggtggcatatgagttagagttgccagtagaattagcagcagtgcgTCCGGttttccacatctcactcttgaagaagtgtgtgggtgatccagcctctaTAGTACCATTGGAGAGTGTGGTGGTGAAAGATAGTCAATCTTAtaaggatgtaccagttgaaattcagctagtttagtctttattcaaggacgaatgtttccaagggggagataatgtaacatccCATAGCAAAAATAGACCAACAATCAGTTTTTATAGAAATAAAACCTGCAAGTGCAACAAACAGTGGCATCGACGTACCGTAGCCTAACCGACATTTCGTCCGGCACAACCATCGATGGGATCGGAAACTCCCAAATATTTCAGCTAAGAAAAAAtagttaagtcttggacgatgGACGGActtatggtccgtaggtcagacaACGGTCtgtagtccgtgaccgtcgatTAATACTCTCTTCACCCATTCTCATACAAGAGATACGAATGACCAACATCGTCTGaatgtggaaaatttgcagacaattaaggggaaaatgcaattgggtcaacttcaaatgttcATAACTGTTggtacaaaatgaattaggtttcACATGACTAACCcacaaatagataattgaattagcttttcATAGACACTAACCTTTCTAAAATCTgacctccgagtaaaacgttatgcccattttagtaaaatcaTGTCGAAGAGGCCCAATCGAGGGACCCAACGACGAGGCGTCGGTCAAATGAAAGAACGTCAGTCCTAGCCGCCGTTTGGTCAGACAACAACtttccaggggtctttttgacttttcccactttgtttaaaccccaagttacgttgttttgaccctaaatcatcatattttagtcagcttaagcctagaaacataattaaagcATATCTAAGTCAcaacattaaatcaaaacatagaaaactagaagcaagaaaggagaaaaagctgaAGAACCCTAGTTCAGGAACGAAGAAAACTCCAGCAATTCCTGCCCCGAaacataagtatttttccgtggatttcatcacaaggtATTTGGGAtatcactagtgggttcctttcacccattgggtccctagttttcagtcatattcttaatttattaaatatatgttctaaattagattatcatgttattattcagtttattgcatgaatttcaaaaccctagctttgtatttctttagttcttgacttttacatgctaggtcatatttttcagacacttcagatatacatgcctcagttataaatggaTAATAacaagattaattgttgcattttcagtttgcatgttcagttttgagctatccagtatttacagaaattcagatataatcagttaatttaaagaattcatTAGGAGTGGCATAATACCGAGATGGACTAGGGATTAGCGTatccaatagtcccagaactactagccgagtaggttgtaagtcccctctatgagcaattagtttagtgatcacgccagcatgcctttatacctttggcagggtatagtgggtcctctcgatggagcgtatacatcggactccacatttagctcatgtggttttattatcggttattagtagctcccacaatttAGTTAGACTCTCTACATCGACCAtatatcagtatattcagtattcaatttcagcatgttataaatgggtcattgcatctagttagctcagaaatcagcacatcgcgttcagattattatacttgtttttgtgcttattaagttatgttttatttcagttgTACTCTATCCTATAttctcagtacctttcaagtactaacgtcatacgtgcgctacatcttctcatgatgtaggttcaggttctcagcatctagatcaTCATAGATCGATTTCCTAATCTCCAGTTCAACAAATTCAGTGGTGAGtactcattctccgaggacaacagtcatgagtttcatttaagtatttagtcatttagtttcagtttttgctagatttagctggggcttgtcccagtatttctagtctagtttagaggctatttttagacatagttggattcatcttagtattgaattaatatttccttcgtattaaactcattgttttcaaatatctcaattataAAATAGGGTATTTCCcatcttttcaaatttaattatgatttagcttccgcattagtttattatctttagtatgctcatgatcatgccagcacggttagcttgggatcacttgtggtccttggttccgtgtccgcgtcttgGGGGTAGCTCAGAGCGTGACGACTTAGGAAAAAATTTCTAGCTTCATCATGGACGTTAGACTTTGAGGGACAAGAAGAGAAATAAATTCCTGAACATAGAGCAAGGGAGGATGTTTGTCACAGCTTATGAGGCCATATGTCATGCATTATCTTGGTATGCCACTCGTATTTACTTCATTCCTCAAGATCGGATTCACCGCATTATAAAGGTATTGAGGTCATGTTTGCGAATTCTAGCTTTACAGATAGCTGCTTTTCCAAAATcttttcaggaagtggttgattttgttatAGAGTTAGAGAGGGTGAAGCTGGATGACTTCACCAAGGGAGGTGAATTTAGTGGTTCTTTATCAAAAGGGAAGAGTTCAGGGGGTTATCCACCCTTTCCTGTTCAGTCTTCATTATAGGTTTCAGTTGAGGGTCTTTCATAAACCAATCAGCCTTTTCCTGAGTTTGGGGGTTATCTTCAGCCTTCTTCATCTTTAAAGAGACATACTCTCGCTTCAGTACTTGTTATAGATGTACTTAGGCCGGACATATCAGGAAATATTGTCTAAGAAGAGTCAAGTTTGGTACTATCAGAGTAAAACAAAAGTCATCGGAGAAGTTGAGAGATCATTGTCGTCATGCATTTATGCAT is part of the Solanum lycopersicum chromosome 1, SLM_r2.1 genome and harbors:
- the LOC138340889 gene encoding uncharacterized protein, producing MATCEPLYWRRCRSPIGWFEVGEPALIGPDAILYAMKKVQLIRDKLKTSQSRKKSYADVRRRELDFLVDDWVFLKVSPVKGVMRFGNKGNINPRYLGLYKILKRFGKVAYELELPVELAAVRPVFHISLLKKCVGDPASIVPLESVVVKDSQSYKDVPVEIQLV